The following proteins come from a genomic window of Ictalurus furcatus strain D&B chromosome 14, Billie_1.0, whole genome shotgun sequence:
- the bnip2 gene encoding BCL2/adenovirus E1B 19 kDa protein-interacting protein 2 isoform X1 — protein sequence MATDASESEGSLKETERNNTGINKSGGEADTPRISATLENKSRRVAEQGSDEDAVTADCAPREAVPSAGNREHPVLSSPGKPEGVQEGREESTRTHSGTPVPLPDAHTAPERNGSFEQQESVSTTEAQLRMEGMEFKEEWQDEDFPRPLPEEGEMHLDEHLFTHTSGEDDSAPQYESNKGKNTKRRLLAPEISLNLDRSEGSVLSDELDESTELDLDGMDTPSDNSNEFEWEDDLPKPKSTDMLQKGVESVNEYSAYDEREDGRRWRIFRIGEQDHRVDMRAIEPYKRVISHGGYYGDGLNAIIVFAVCFMPESNQPNYRYIMDNLFKYVIGTLELLVAENYMIVYLNGATSRRKMPSVGWLRKCYQQIDRRLRKNLKSLIIVHPSWFIRTLLTITKPFISSKFSQKIKYVYSLSDLAELVPMEYVSIPDCIKQFDEEKNRNTRKRLDQEMHGKGEMGGTE from the exons ATGGCTACAGATGCGAGTGAGAGTGAAGGGAGCTTGAAAGAGACCGAGAGAAATAACACGGGGATAAATAAGAGCGGTGGTGAAGCAGACACACCCAGAATCAGCGCGACGCTGGAAAACAAGTCGCGTCGCGTCGCTGAACAAGGAAGCGACGAAGACGCGGTGACCGCGGACTGCGCACCCAGAGAGGCCGTGCCTTCTGCGGGTAATCGTGAGCATCCTGTCTTATCTAGTCCGGGAAAACCAGAAGGAGTGCAAGAGGGAAGAGAGGAGTCTACACGGACACACAGCGGCACCCCGGTGCCGCTTCCGGACGCGCACACTGCACCGGAGCGTAATGGCAG TTTTGAGCAACAGGAATCAGTCAGCACTACAGAGGCTCAATTGCGAATGGAAGGAATGGAGTTCAAAGAGGAGTGGCAAGATGAGGACTTCCCCAG GCCATTACCTGAAGAAGGGGAGATGCACCTTGATGAACATCTCTTCACCCACACATCTGGAGAGGACGATTCTG CTCCACAGTATGAATCGAACAAAGGCAAGAACACAAAGAGGAGACTGTTGGCCCCAGAGATCAGTCTGAACCTTGATCGCAGTGAGGGCTCTGTGCTTTCTGATGAGCTGGATGAAAGCACAGAGTTAGACCTGGACGGCATGGACACCCCGTCAGACAACAGCAACGAATTTGAATGGGAAG ATGATCTCCCGAAACCCAAAAGCACTGATATGCTGCAAAAAGGTGTGGAATCGGTGAACGAATATTCAGCCTATGACGAGCGCGAAGATGGCCGACGCTGGAGGATCTTCCGTATTGGGGAGCAGGACCACCGGGTCGATATGAGGGCCATTGAGCCCTACAAAAGAGTCATCAGCCATGGAG GTTACTATGGAGATGGACTGAATGCTATTATCGTCTTTGCCGTTTGCTTCATGCCTGAGAGCAATCAACCAAACTATAGATACATCATGGACAATCTTTTCAA GTATGTAATTGGCACTCTGGAGCTGCTGGTGGCTGAGAACTACATGATTGTGTACCTGAATGGTGCCACGTCACGCCGTAAGATGCCTAGTGTGGGCTGGCTGAGGAAGTGCTATCAACAGATAGACCGGAG ATTAAGGAAGAATCTGAAGTCTTTGATTATTGTCCATCCCTCTTGGTTTATTCGCACACTCCTGACCATCACAAAACCTTTTATAAG CTCCAAATTTAGCCAAAAAATAAAGTATGTGTACAGTCTTTCAGACCTCGCTGAGCTTGTGCCAATGGAATATGTGTCAATACCAGATTGCATCAAGCA GtttgatgaagaaaaaaataggaaTACACGTAAAAG GCTTGACCAAGAAATGCATGGCAAAGGGGAGATGGGAGGCACAGAGTGA
- the LOC128618501 gene encoding beta-1,3-galactosyl-O-glycosyl-glycoprotein beta-1,6-N-acetylglucosaminyltransferase 3-like: MAFKEKKFLRYISLCFFSFSLIYFVMYSTKKGCLESGLPDMEHLIKHDAGELQACSAIIRGDIDGVNSKHFGNLLAGWKKASLLSESFYLNVTKDCQAFVRDRGFLTAPLSKEERDFPIAYSMVIHEKIEMFERLLRAIYTPQNVYCVHVDQKSPKIFSEAVQAIVSCLPNVFVASKLESVVYASWSRVQADINCMEDLLKSPVKWRYLLNTCGADFPLKTNAELVRSLKNLNGKNSMESEVTPSHKKARWEYHHNVTNTVTRTGIKKTPPPIGTPMFSGNAYFVVTREFVEYIFKTPEIQNFMEWEKDTYSPDEHMWATLHRMPSVPGSNPPNEKYDESDMLAIARLVKWSYHEGNMKNGAPYPPCTGTYRHAVCVYGAGDLNWILKQKHLFANKFDPQVDDIAIKCMEAFLRYKSIYGQSLLSIGKTKRIQ; encoded by the coding sequence ATggcttttaaggaaaaaaagtttttgagATATATCTCTTTATGTTTTTTTAGCTTTTCACTTATTTACTTTGTAATGTACTCTACAAAAAAAGGCTGCTTAGAGAGTGGGCTGCCGGACATGGAACACCTGATCAAGCACGATGCTGGAGAACTACAAGCTTGTTCAGCCATCATCCGAGGAGACATAGATGGAGTCAACAGCAAACACTTTGGCAACCTCCTTGCTGGGTGGAAAAAAGCTTCTCTTTTATCTGAGTCTTTCTACCTAAATGTCACAAAGGACTGTCAAGCTTTTGTAAGAGACAGAGGGTTTCTAACAGCTCCTCTGAGCAAAGAGGAAAGAGACTTTCCAATCGCTTACTCTATGGTTATCCATGAGAAGATTGAAATGTTTGAGAGGCTCCTGCGTGCTATTTACACTCCTCAGAATGTTTACTGTGTTCATGTGGACCAGAAGTCGCCTAAGATCTTTTCTGAGGCTGTACAAGCTATTGTGTCTTGTTTGCCCAATGTGTTTGTGGCCAGTAAGTTAGAGAGTGTTGTCTATGCCTCTTGGTCACGAGTTCAAGCGGACATCAACTGCATGGAGGACCTTCTCAAGTCTCCTGTCAAGTGGAGGTATCTCCTCAACACATGTGGGGCAGATTTTCCCTTAAAAACCAATGCAGAGCTTGTTCGCTCCCTGAAAAATCTCAATGGAAAGAATAGTATGGAGTCAGAAGTCACACCCTCACACAAAAAAGCCCGCTGGGAGTACCATCATAACGTCACCAATACTGTGACTCGGACAGGTATTAAGAAGACCCCTCCACCCATCGGCACCCCTATGTTCTCTGGGAATGCATACTTTGTTGTTACTAGAGAGTTTGTAGAATATATCTTTAAGACTCCAGAGATCCAGAACTTTATGGAATGGGAGAAGGACACGTACAGCCCAGATGAGCACATGTGGGCAACACTACATAGGATGCCTTCGGTGCCTGGCTCCAACCCCCCCAATGAAAAATATGATGAGTCGGACATGCTGGCCATAGCGAGGTTGGTCAAGTGGAGTTATCATGAAGGAAACATGAAGAATGGAGCACCATATCCACCATGCACTGGGACATATAgacatgcagtgtgtgtttatggagcagGGGACCTGAACTGGATTCTGAAGCAGAAACATCTCTTTGCTAACAAATTTGACCCACAAGTGGATGATATTGCTATAAAATGCATGGAGGCTTTTTTACGGTACAAATCAATTTATGGTCAGTCTTTACTTAGCATaggtaaaacaaaaagaattcaATAA
- the bnip2 gene encoding BCL2/adenovirus E1B 19 kDa protein-interacting protein 2 isoform X2 produces MATDASESEGSLKETERNNTGINKSGGEADTPRISATLENKSRRVAEQGSDEDAVTADCAPREAVPSAGNREHPVLSSPGKPEGVQEGREESTRTHSGTPVPLPDAHTAPERNGSFEQQESVSTTEAQLRMEGMEFKEEWQDEDFPRPLPEEGEMHLDEHLFTHTSGEDDSAPQYESNKGKNTKRRLLAPEISLNLDRSEGSVLSDELDESTELDLDGMDTPSDNSNEFEWEDDLPKPKSTDMLQKGVESVNEYSAYDEREDGRRWRIFRIGEQDHRVDMRAIEPYKRVISHGGYYGDGLNAIIVFAVCFMPESNQPNYRYIMDNLFKYVIGTLELLVAENYMIVYLNGATSRRKMPSVGWLRKCYQQIDRRLRKNLKSLIIVHPSWFIRTLLTITKPFISSKFSQKIKYVYSLSDLAELVPMEYVSIPDCIKQLDQEMHGKGEMGGTE; encoded by the exons ATGGCTACAGATGCGAGTGAGAGTGAAGGGAGCTTGAAAGAGACCGAGAGAAATAACACGGGGATAAATAAGAGCGGTGGTGAAGCAGACACACCCAGAATCAGCGCGACGCTGGAAAACAAGTCGCGTCGCGTCGCTGAACAAGGAAGCGACGAAGACGCGGTGACCGCGGACTGCGCACCCAGAGAGGCCGTGCCTTCTGCGGGTAATCGTGAGCATCCTGTCTTATCTAGTCCGGGAAAACCAGAAGGAGTGCAAGAGGGAAGAGAGGAGTCTACACGGACACACAGCGGCACCCCGGTGCCGCTTCCGGACGCGCACACTGCACCGGAGCGTAATGGCAG TTTTGAGCAACAGGAATCAGTCAGCACTACAGAGGCTCAATTGCGAATGGAAGGAATGGAGTTCAAAGAGGAGTGGCAAGATGAGGACTTCCCCAG GCCATTACCTGAAGAAGGGGAGATGCACCTTGATGAACATCTCTTCACCCACACATCTGGAGAGGACGATTCTG CTCCACAGTATGAATCGAACAAAGGCAAGAACACAAAGAGGAGACTGTTGGCCCCAGAGATCAGTCTGAACCTTGATCGCAGTGAGGGCTCTGTGCTTTCTGATGAGCTGGATGAAAGCACAGAGTTAGACCTGGACGGCATGGACACCCCGTCAGACAACAGCAACGAATTTGAATGGGAAG ATGATCTCCCGAAACCCAAAAGCACTGATATGCTGCAAAAAGGTGTGGAATCGGTGAACGAATATTCAGCCTATGACGAGCGCGAAGATGGCCGACGCTGGAGGATCTTCCGTATTGGGGAGCAGGACCACCGGGTCGATATGAGGGCCATTGAGCCCTACAAAAGAGTCATCAGCCATGGAG GTTACTATGGAGATGGACTGAATGCTATTATCGTCTTTGCCGTTTGCTTCATGCCTGAGAGCAATCAACCAAACTATAGATACATCATGGACAATCTTTTCAA GTATGTAATTGGCACTCTGGAGCTGCTGGTGGCTGAGAACTACATGATTGTGTACCTGAATGGTGCCACGTCACGCCGTAAGATGCCTAGTGTGGGCTGGCTGAGGAAGTGCTATCAACAGATAGACCGGAG ATTAAGGAAGAATCTGAAGTCTTTGATTATTGTCCATCCCTCTTGGTTTATTCGCACACTCCTGACCATCACAAAACCTTTTATAAG CTCCAAATTTAGCCAAAAAATAAAGTATGTGTACAGTCTTTCAGACCTCGCTGAGCTTGTGCCAATGGAATATGTGTCAATACCAGATTGCATCAAGCA GCTTGACCAAGAAATGCATGGCAAAGGGGAGATGGGAGGCACAGAGTGA
- the LOC128618591 gene encoding proprotein convertase subtilisin/kexin type 5 yields MTLECHQTCALRIGPEPTQCTWCVKGLALDPNTMMCGVTGDSNFPLRTFLHANQFTCQAWHHHCQSCEGPGPTDCQTCALPQYLNNRSCVTECPVGTYSAHEDADGVELGFCMSCHHVCATCSGVSPKDCLSCSPGYLHLLSHLCVHHCPMGYYSTGHRCEKCHVSCEMCSGPGPDACIVCVPPQLELQGTRVCVERCPPHFYQSTHTCWQCHSSCKTCTGTSSMHLKGVIS; encoded by the exons ATGACTCTAGAATGCCACCAGACATGTGCATTGCGTATAGGCCCAGAGCCCACCCAGTGCACATGGTGTGTGAAAGGTCTAGCCCTGGACCCCAACACCATGATGTGTGGTGTGACTGGAGACTCAAACTTTCCACTCAGAACCTTCCTCCATGCCAATCAGTTCACATGCCAGGCATGGCATCATCACTGCCAGTCCTGTGAGGGCCCTGGGCCTACAGATTGCCAGACCTGTGCTCTGCCCCAATATCTCAATA ATCGCTCTTGTGTGACTGAGTGTCCGGTTGGCACATATAGTGCCCACGAGGACGCTGATGGTGTTGAGCTGGGGTTCTGTATGTCATGTCATCATGTGTGTGCCACATGCTCTGGAGTATCTCCTAAAGACTGTCTGAGTTGCTCTCCTGGTTACTTACACCTGCTTTCACATCTGTGTGTCCACCATTGTCCCATGGG GTACTACAGTACAGGCCATCGTTGTGAGAAGTGTCATGTGTCCTGTGAGATGTGCTCAGGTCCGGGACCAGATGCCTGCATAGTGTGTGTCCCACCTCAGCTGGAGCTTCAGGGCACCAGGGTGTGTGTGGAGCGGTGCCCTCCCCATTTCTACCAAAGCACACATACCTGCTGGCAGTGTCACTCTAGCTGCAAGACCTGCACAGGTACAAGCTCCATGCaccttaaaggggtcatatcatga